The following coding sequences lie in one Sorghum bicolor cultivar BTx623 chromosome 6, Sorghum_bicolor_NCBIv3, whole genome shotgun sequence genomic window:
- the LOC8070252 gene encoding long chain acyl-CoA synthetase 4, with protein sequence MVAGSMKHLVEVEPAKEAAGGAPSAGPTYRCAAADNGASPPALPGLDSCWDIFRLSVEKYPDNNMLGRREIVDGKAGSYTWLTYKQVYDTVLKVGAAIRSCGVAKGGRCGIYGANSPEWVISMQACNALGIYCVPLYDTLGAGAVEFVLCHAEVQIAFVEEKKIGEMVKTFPNATKYLKTIVSFGKVDLGHKEKVEQNGLSIYSWEEFLQLGGEEKFELPPKEKDGICTIMYTSGTTGDPKGVLISNKSIVTIVSAIYEFLSNSNEQLHEDDVYISYLPLAHIFDRVLEEVFIHHGASIGFWRGDVKLLVEDIGELKPTIFCAVPRVLGRIYGGLQDKITAGGFLKKTLFNVAYKYKLGNMLKGSKHEEAAAVFDKLVFTKVKWGLGGRVRLIISGGAPLSRHVEEYLRVVTCSHVLQAYGLTETCGSFISLPNNMSMLGTVGPPLPHVEVRLESVPEMGYDAVSSETPRGEICIKGDTLFLGYYKREDLTNEVLVDGWFHTGDIGEWQFDGSMKIIDRKKNIFKLSQGEYVAVENIENIFGQTPGVDSIWVYGNSFESSLVTVVNPNKQALEHWAQTNGVTGDFATICEDPKVKEFILRELTKTGKENKLKGFELVRAVHLDPAPFDKDRDLITPTYKKKRPQLLKHYQSIIDGMYKSMK encoded by the exons ATGGTGGCGGGATCGATGAAGCACCTCGTGGAGGTGGAGCCGGCGAAGGAGGCGGCCGGCGGGGCGCCATCGGCGGGGCCGACGTACCGATGCGCGGCTGCTGACAACGGCGCGTCGCCGCCCGCCTTGCCGGGGCTCGACAGCTGCTGGGACATATTCCG CTTGTCCGTGGAGAAGTACCCCGACAACAACATGCTGGGCCGCCGCGAAATTGTCGACGGGAAG GCTGGCAGCTACACATGGCTGACTTACAAGCAGGTATACGACACCGTCCTCAAGGTTGGGGCTGCCATCCGGAGCTGTGGCGTCGCCAAG GGCGGCCGGTGCGGCATCTATGGAGCCAATTCTCCTGAGTGGGTTATCAGTATGCAG GCCTGCAATGCCCTTGGCATTTACTGTGTTCCACTGTATGACACGCTTG GTGCCGGGGCAGTAGAATTCGTATTGTGCCATGCAGAGGTACAAATTGCTTTTGTTGAGGAAAAGAAGATTGGAGAG ATGGTCAAGACATTTCCCAATGCAACCAAATATTTGAAGA CAATTGTAAGCTTCGGTAAGGTTGATCTTGGGCACAAGGAAAAAGTTGAACAAAATGGCTTGTCCATCTACTCATGGGAAGAGTTTCTGCAACTG GGAGGTGAAGAGAAGTTTGAACTTCCACCCAAGGAAAAGGATGGCATATGCACAATAATGTACACCAGTGGGACGACTGGTGATCCCAAGGGAGTACTAATCTCGAACAAGAGCATTGTTACTATTGTTTCAGCAATATATGAGTTCCTTAGCAACTCAAACGAGCAG CTTCACGAGGATGATGTTTACATTTCCTATCTTCCACTTGCTCATATCTTCGACCGGGTGCTTGAGGAGGTGTTCATTCACCATGGTGCTTCAATCGGGTTTTGGCGTGGG GATGTGAAACTCTTGGTTGAAGACATTGGAGAACTCAAACCAACAATATTTTGTGCTGTTCCACGTGTTCTGGGCAGAATTTATGGGG GATTGCAAGATAAAATTACAGCTGGTGGTTTCCTGAAGAAAACCTTGTTCAATGTTGCTTACAAATA CAAACTAGGCAATATGTTGAAGGGAAGCAAGCATGAAGAGGCTGCTGCAGTCTTTGATaaattggtcttcaccaag GTGAAATGGGGACTAGGTGGAAGGGTTCGACTGATTATATCTGGCGGAGCTCCCCTATCTAGACATGTTGAGGAGTATTTGCGTGTGGTGACATGCTCCCATGTCCTTCAAGCATAcg GACTCACGGAAACCTGTGGGTCCTTCATTTCCCTGCCGAACAACATGTCCATGTTGGGAACTGTTGGCCCTCCACTCCCACACGTCGAAGTACGACTGGAGTCTGTTCCTGAGATGGGTTATGATGCAGTGTCGAGCGAAACGCCTCGTGGTGAAATTTGCATCAAAGGGGACACCTTGTTCTTAGGGTACTACAAGCGAGAGGACCTAACAAACGAAGTTTTGGTCGATGGCTGGTTCCACACAG GAGACATTGGGGAGTGGCAGTTTGACGGAAGCATGAAGATCATTGACCGCAAGAAGAACATTTTCAAGCTCTCACAAGGAGAGTATGTTGCAGTCGAGAATATAGAGAACATCTTTGGTCAAACTCCTGGTGTTGATTCG ATTTGGGTCTACGGCAACAGCTTCGAGTCAAGCTTGGTTACAGTTGTGAACCCTAACAAGCAAGCACTGGAGCATTGGGCACAGACAAACGGGGTAACTGGGGACTTTGCCACGATATGCGAAGACCCTAAAGTGAAAGAGTTTATCTTGAGAGAACTTACAAAGACGGGGAAAGAAAATAAG CTCAAAGGCTTCGAGCTAGTCAGGGCTGTTCACCTAGACCCTGCACCGTTCGACAAGGACCGTGACCTTATCACCCCAACGTACAAGAAGAAGCGGCCGCAGCTGCTGAAGCACTATCAG AGCATCATTGACGGTATGTACAAGAGCATGAAGTAG